A stretch of Cheilinus undulatus linkage group 20, ASM1832078v1, whole genome shotgun sequence DNA encodes these proteins:
- the mbtd1 gene encoding MBT domain-containing protein 1 has protein sequence MEDTRDLAERTPRSERKRRDSFGMFDGYDSCSEESTSSSSSEDSEDEVVPSNPASLPIIKNNGQVYTYPDGKAGMATCEMCGMVGVRDAFYSKTKRFCSVSCSRSYSSNSKKASILARLQGKPPTKKAKVLQKQPLVAKLAAYAQYQASQQNQAKSKAVVPAESFDWGRYICSNNTIGAPVSCFKHAPMGTCWGDIEEGVRIEVLNSDTNLSTKVYWIAEIIKLAGFKALLRYEGFDNDNGKDFWCNLCIPEVHPVGWCASSGKPLVPPKSIQHKYSNWKAFLVKRLTGAKTLPPDFSTKVHENMQFPFKKLMRVEVVDKNYLCRTRVALVEQVIGGRLRLVYEESEDQSDDFWCHMFSPLIHNIGWSRSIGHRFKRSDVSKKIEGQADAPAQFFQKVKDVDQSGDWFKDGMKLEAIDPLNLSTICVATVRKVLADGYLMIGIDGSEAVDGSDWFCYHGTSPSLFPVGFCEINDIELTPPRGYTKLPFKWFDYLRETGSSAAPVKFFNKEVPNHGFRQGMKLEAVDLMEPRLVCVATVTRVVHRLLRIHFDGWEDEYDQWVDCESPDLYPVGWCQLTGYQLQPPASQSNREMPQSVPKQKKKAQQYKGQKKKRKIPVGRRPFSQSGRRRSSFSGDEEQSPPPYPVQGPTRPRPRTHLHQTHKSESLLRMKEEAAEVDEFTFSQGTSDQESNGSGSYYIKQEP, from the exons ATGGAAGACACACGGGATTTG gctgaACGAACCCCACGTTCAGAGCGTAAGCGGAGAGACTCATTCGGGATGTTTGATGGCTATGACAGCTGCAGCGAGGAGTCCACCAGCAGCTCCAGCTCAGAGGACAGCGAAGATGAGGTGGTGCCCTCCAACCCCGCCAGCCTGCCTATCATTAAGAACAATGGGCAGGTCTACACCTACCCCGACGGCAAGGCTGGAATGG CCACTTGTGAGATGTGTGGGATGGTTGGAGTTCGGGACGCTTTTTACTCCAAAACAAAGCGCTTCTGCAGTGTTTCGTGTTCCCGGAGTTATTCCTCAAATTCTAAAAAGGCTAGCATTTTGGCAAGACTCCAG GGCAAACCACcgacaaaaaaggcaaaagtctTACAGAAACAGCCTCTTGTGGCGAAGTTGGCAGCATACGCCCAGTACCAAGCAAGTCAGCAGAACCAGGCCAAATCAAAAGCAG TGGTTCCTGCAGAGAGCTTTGACTGGGGGCGATATATCTGTAGCAATAACACCATCGGAGCTCCAGTCAGCTGCTTCAAACAT GCCCCTATGGGGACGTGCTGGGGAGACATCGAAGAAGGAGTGAGGATTGAAGTGCTCAACTCGGACACAAACCTCTCCACTAAAGTGTACTGGATAGCAGAAATCATTAAGCTAGCAG GGTTCAAGGCTCTCCTACGGTACGAGGGCTTTGACAACGACAATGGTAAAGACTTCTGGTGTAATCTCTGCATCCCCGAGGTTCATCCGGTGGGATGGTGTGCGTCCAGTGGCAAACCCCTCGTACCTCCAAAAA GCATTCAGCATAAGTACTCGAACTGGAAAGCCTTTCTCGTGAAACGTCTCACTGGAGCTAAAACACTGCCGCCTGATTTTAGTACCAAG GTACATGAAAACATGCAGTTTCCCTTTAAGAAGCTGATGCGGGTGGAGGTAGTGGATAAGAATTACCTGTGCCGGACACGGGTGGCGTTGGTGGAGCAGGTGATCGGAGGTCGCCTCCGGCTGGTTTATGAGGAGAGCGAGGACCAGTCGGATGACTTCTGGTGTCACATGTTCAGCCCGCTCATCCACAACATCGGCTGGTCCAGAAGCATTGGGCATCGCTTCAAACGATCTG ATGTTTCAAAGAAAATTGAGGGTCAGGCTGATGCTCCTGCACAGTTCTTCCAGAAG GTGAaagatgtggaccagagcggggATTGGTTCAAAGATGGGATGAAGCTAGAAGCCATCGACCCCCTCAACCTCTCAACTATATGTGTAGCCACTGTAAGAAAG GTGTTGGCAGACGGGTACCTCATGATCGGGATCGACGGATCGGAGGCGGTGGATGGATCAGACTGGTTCTGTTACCACGGCacctccccctccctcttccCTGTCGGCTTCTGTGAAATCAACGACATTGAACTCACACCCCCTAGAG GGTACACTAAACTGCCATTTAAATGGTTCGACTACCTCAGAGAAACAGGATCAAGCGCTGCTCCTGTCAAGTTCTTCAACAAG GAGGTTCCCAATCATGGTTTCCGGCAGGGTATGAAGCTGGAGGCTGTGGATCTGATGGAGCCGCGGCTGGTGTGTGTTGCCACAGTGACGAGGGTTGTGCACCGGCTACTGAGGATCCATTTTGACGGCTGGGAGGACGAGTACGACCAGTGGGTGGACTGTGAGTCACCTGACCTCTACCCGGTGGGCTGGTGTCAGCTGACGGGCTACCAGCTCCAACCACCCGCTTCACAGA GTAACAGGGAAATGCCTCAGTCCGTACccaaacagaagaagaaagctCAGCAGTACAAAGGCCAAAAGAAAA AGAGGAAGATTCCGGTTGGTCGACGGCCCTTCAGTCAGTCaggcaggaggaggagcagcTTCTCAGGGGATGAAGAGCAGAGTCCGCCCCCTTACCCTGTCCAGGGGCCCACTCGGCCCCGACCCCGAACCCACCTCCACCAAACCCACAAATCAG AGTCTCTCCTGCGAATGAAAGAAGAGGCGGCTGAGGTGGACGAGTTTACCTTCTCACAGGGAACCTCTGACCAGGAGAGCAACGGCTCAGGCAGCTATTACATCAAACAGGAGCCCTGA